In Methanocaldococcus sp., the following are encoded in one genomic region:
- a CDS encoding adenylosuccinate synthetase has protein sequence MTCTIIVGGQWGDEGKGKIISYICDKDKPSIIARGGVGPNAGHTVTIGNKSYGIRMIPTGFPYKEAKLAIGAGVLVDPEVLLKEVEMLKDFNVKERLIVDYRCGIIEEKHKIMDRSDEHLAKEIGTTGSGCGPANVDRVLRVLKQAKDIEELKEFLGDVSEEVNDALDRGENVLIEGTQGTLLSLYYGTYPYVTSKDTTASSFAADVGIGPTRVDEVIVVFKSFPTRVGSGPFPTEMPLEEAEKLGIVEYGTVTGRRRRVGYFDFELARKACRLNGATQIALTGLDKYDKECYGVTDYNKLSDKAKKFINKIEEVTGVPVTIISTGPEMHQTIDLRDEKLK, from the coding sequence TTGACTTGCACTATAATAGTTGGAGGACAATGGGGAGATGAAGGGAAAGGAAAGATAATAAGCTATATTTGTGATAAAGATAAGCCCTCAATTATTGCAAGAGGTGGAGTAGGACCTAATGCAGGACATACAGTAACTATTGGAAATAAATCTTATGGTATTAGGATGATTCCAACGGGATTTCCATACAAAGAAGCAAAATTAGCAATAGGGGCTGGTGTTTTGGTAGACCCAGAAGTTTTACTAAAAGAAGTTGAAATGCTCAAAGATTTTAATGTTAAAGAGAGATTAATTGTAGATTATAGATGTGGAATTATTGAAGAAAAACATAAAATTATGGATAGAAGTGATGAACACTTAGCCAAAGAAATTGGAACTACTGGAAGCGGTTGTGGTCCTGCAAATGTTGATAGAGTTTTGAGAGTTCTAAAACAGGCAAAAGATATAGAGGAGTTAAAAGAATTTTTAGGAGATGTTTCTGAGGAGGTAAATGATGCATTAGATAGAGGAGAAAATGTTTTAATTGAAGGAACACAAGGGACTTTATTATCATTATATTATGGAACCTATCCTTATGTAACTTCTAAGGATACAACTGCATCATCATTTGCCGCTGATGTTGGAATAGGTCCTACTAGAGTAGATGAAGTTATTGTAGTATTCAAAAGTTTCCCTACAAGAGTAGGTTCAGGACCATTTCCAACTGAGATGCCTTTAGAAGAAGCAGAGAAATTGGGAATAGTAGAGTATGGGACAGTTACTGGAAGAAGGAGAAGAGTAGGTTATTTTGATTTTGAATTAGCAAGAAAAGCTTGTAGGTTGAATGGAGCGACACAGATTGCTTTAACTGGATTGGATAAATATGATAAGGAGTGTTATGGAGTAACAGATTATAATAAATTGAGTGATAAGGCAAAAAAGTTTATAAACAAGATTGAAGAAGTTACTGGAGTTCCAGTTACTATAATTTCTACTGGCCCAGAAATGCATCAAACAATAGATTTAAGAGATGAAAAATTGAAGTAA
- a CDS encoding winged helix-turn-helix transcriptional regulator, whose translation MKKRSITEFQVLSEIIRKQPHIKQKDIAENLGITVQAVSEHIRNLIKEGYVKSRGRGEYVVTEKGLRKLKNWLSEFKEYLDEINSAVYRYKDIWPAIADEDVKDGDTVYLYMKEGLLYASKKPKGEAKAKVLYGGKKGEDISICEIKGIIDVPKGRVIVFKIPPEIIGGSRAVNFDLIKDYLNKTDNYVVATMGTVAYVVARKLNIKPDIRFAVLEGIVNACNRGSNVIALITGKMAEKVIKRLDNAKISYTVLDATKQQYKDLIKTEE comes from the coding sequence ATGAAGAAGAGAAGTATAACTGAATTTCAAGTTTTATCTGAAATTATAAGAAAACAACCACACATAAAACAAAAGGATATTGCTGAAAATTTGGGAATAACAGTTCAGGCAGTTTCAGAGCATATAAGAAATTTAATCAAAGAAGGTTATGTTAAGTCAAGAGGTAGAGGAGAGTATGTAGTTACTGAAAAAGGTTTAAGAAAGTTAAAAAATTGGTTATCTGAATTTAAAGAATATTTAGATGAAATTAATTCTGCGGTTTATAGATATAAAGATATATGGCCAGCAATTGCAGATGAGGATGTTAAAGATGGTGATACAGTTTATTTATATATGAAAGAAGGTTTATTGTATGCTTCAAAGAAACCTAAAGGAGAAGCAAAGGCTAAAGTATTGTATGGAGGTAAAAAGGGAGAAGATATTTCTATCTGTGAAATCAAAGGAATTATAGATGTTCCAAAGGGTAGAGTTATAGTATTCAAAATCCCACCAGAAATTATTGGTGGATCAAGGGCTGTCAATTTTGATTTAATTAAAGATTATCTTAATAAGACCGATAATTATGTTGTAGCGACAATGGGAACTGTTGCCTATGTTGTAGCGAGAAAGTTAAATATTAAACCAGATATAAGATTTGCTGTTTTAGAAGGTATAGTAAATGCTTGCAATAGAGGATCTAATGTTATCGCTTTAATAACTGGAAAAATGGCTGAGAAAGTTATTAAAAGGTTAGATAATGCAAAAATTAGTTATACAGTATTAGATGCTACTAAACAACAATATAAAGATTTAATAAAAACTGAGGAATAA
- the surE gene encoding 5'/3'-nucleotidase SurE has product MDILLVNDDGIYSPSLIALYKSLKEEFPEANITIVAPTNQQSGIGRAISLFEPLRMTKVKLTKDIVGYAVSGTPTDCVILGIYQILKKVPDLVISGINIGENLGTEIMTSGTLGAAFEAAHHGSKAIASSLQITSDHLKFRELEIPINFEIPAKITTKIAKKYLDYDMPCDVLNVNIPEKANLETPIEITRLAKKMYSTHVEERIDPRGRSYYWIDGYPIYEDEEDTDVYVLRKKGHISITPLTLDTTIKNLEEFKKKYGKILCDIKK; this is encoded by the coding sequence ATGGATATATTATTAGTAAATGATGATGGTATTTACTCTCCCTCATTGATAGCATTATATAAATCTTTAAAAGAAGAGTTTCCTGAGGCTAACATAACCATAGTAGCCCCAACAAATCAGCAGAGTGGTATTGGAAGAGCAATAAGTTTATTTGAACCTTTAAGGATGACAAAAGTTAAATTAACTAAAGATATTGTTGGTTATGCTGTTTCAGGAACTCCTACTGACTGCGTAATTTTAGGAATCTATCAAATATTAAAAAAAGTTCCTGATTTAGTTATATCAGGAATAAATATTGGAGAAAATCTTGGGACTGAAATAATGACCTCTGGAACCTTGGGAGCGGCATTTGAAGCTGCTCACCATGGATCTAAGGCAATAGCATCATCTTTACAGATAACATCAGACCATTTAAAATTTAGAGAGTTAGAAATTCCTATAAATTTTGAAATTCCTGCAAAGATTACCACAAAAATTGCTAAAAAATATTTAGATTATGATATGCCCTGCGATGTTTTAAATGTAAATATTCCAGAAAAAGCCAACTTAGAGACACCAATAGAGATTACAAGATTGGCTAAGAAGATGTATTCCACTCATGTAGAGGAGAGAATAGATCCAAGAGGTAGAAGTTATTACTGGATTGATGGATATCCAATATACGAAGATGAGGAAGATACTGATGTTTATGTTTTGAGAAAAAAAGGACATATTTCAATAACTCCCCTAACATTAGATACTACTATTAAAAATTTAGAGGAATTTAAAAAGAAATATGGAAAAATTTTATGTGATATTAAAAAATAA
- the dcd gene encoding dCTP deaminase — MILSDKDIIKLINENKLIIEPFNREYLGPSSYDVTLSDEFIIYDDEIYDLSKELKYKKIKIKKSILVCPINYTLNKEKIEYFKEKYNVDYVVKGGILGSTNEYIELPKEITSFYQGRSSLGRVFLTSHQTAGFIDAGFKGKITLEIVAHDKPVILYSGMRIGQLIFFKLNTPAEIGYCEKKGSKYAYQKTVMPSLIHNDFKGF; from the coding sequence ATGATTTTAAGCGACAAAGATATTATTAAGTTGATAAATGAAAATAAATTAATTATAGAACCTTTTAATAGAGAGTATTTAGGCCCGTCATCTTATGATGTAACATTGAGTGATGAATTTATAATATATGATGATGAAATTTATGATTTATCAAAAGAATTGAAATATAAAAAGATAAAAATAAAAAAATCTATATTAGTTTGTCCTATAAATTATACTCTAAATAAAGAAAAAATAGAATACTTTAAAGAAAAATATAATGTTGATTATGTAGTTAAAGGAGGAATATTAGGATCTACAAACGAGTATATAGAACTACCTAAGGAAATAACATCTTTTTATCAAGGTAGAAGTAGCTTAGGAAGGGTATTTTTAACATCACATCAAACTGCTGGATTTATTGACGCAGGTTTTAAAGGAAAGATTACCTTAGAGATAGTAGCTCATGATAAACCAGTTATATTATATTCTGGAATGAGAATAGGACAGTTAATATTTTTCAAATTAAATACCCCCGCAGAAATTGGCTATTGTGAGAAAAAAGGCTCAAAATATGCATATCAAAAAACTGTCATGCCTTCCTTAATACATAATGATTTTAAAGGGTTTTAA
- a CDS encoding SAM-dependent chlorinase/fluorinase, protein MDIITLTTDFGFSEGYVGAMKGRILEILKKHNKDAKIIDISHEVRQFNIYHGAYVLLTSIPYYPPSVHIAVIDPTVGSERNSIVVETKNGHYLVGPDNGLFTYVVERLGIKRIIKIDESKYNPSSTFHGRDVYAVVGAEILINNDYEGEKLKSIVTLDNEKKRVIHIDRFGNIVTNIKASEVKFKYYEDVLIKIKTKNGDKIIKCKFVKSYFEGGDNFICLINSERFLEISKFMDNASKLLGVDYLDEVEIINIL, encoded by the coding sequence ATGGATATTATAACATTAACAACTGACTTTGGATTTAGTGAAGGATATGTAGGAGCAATGAAGGGCAGAATTTTAGAAATTTTAAAAAAACATAATAAAGATGCAAAAATAATTGATATTTCTCATGAAGTAAGGCAATTTAATATATATCATGGGGCTTATGTTTTATTAACATCTATCCCTTACTATCCACCATCAGTTCATATTGCTGTAATAGATCCAACAGTTGGGAGTGAAAGGAATTCAATTGTTGTTGAAACAAAAAATGGTCATTACTTAGTAGGTCCAGACAATGGGTTATTTACTTATGTTGTAGAAAGATTAGGAATAAAGAGGATTATAAAAATTGACGAAAGTAAATATAATCCATCTTCAACCTTTCATGGCAGAGATGTATATGCAGTAGTTGGAGCAGAGATATTAATAAATAACGATTATGAGGGAGAGAAATTAAAAAGTATAGTTACATTGGACAATGAAAAAAAGAGAGTTATTCACATAGATAGGTTTGGAAACATAGTAACAAATATTAAAGCTTCTGAAGTTAAATTTAAATATTATGAGGATGTTTTAATTAAAATAAAAACAAAAAATGGAGATAAAATAATTAAATGCAAATTTGTTAAATCGTATTTTGAAGGAGGAGATAACTTTATATGTTTAATAAATAGTGAAAGATTTTTAGAAATATCTAAATTTATGGACAATGCTTCAAAATTATTGGGCGTAGATTACTTAGATGAGG
- the rrmJ gene encoding 23S rRNA (uridine(2552)-2'-O)-methyltransferase — translation MGRKDKRWLLQRKRDFYYKLAKKLKYRSRASFKLMQLSEKFNIIKPGKIVLDLGCAPGGWMQVAREIVGDKGFVIGIDLQPVKPFEYDNVVAIRGDFTLEENLNKIRELIPNEEKKVDVVICDASPNISGYWDVDHARSIDLVTTALQIATEMLKERGNFVAKVFYGDMVNDYVNLVKKYFEKVYITKPQASRKESAEVYVIGKRYTGKKWEEKDRIKRMEKLSEEDNELLIKKIKEMKKLKSNS, via the coding sequence AAACTTAAATATCGTTCAAGAGCCTCATTCAAACTTATGCAGTTAAGCGAAAAGTTTAATATTATCAAGCCTGGAAAGATAGTTTTAGATTTAGGATGTGCTCCTGGTGGCTGGATGCAAGTTGCAAGAGAAATCGTTGGAGATAAAGGTTTTGTTATTGGTATAGATTTACAACCAGTTAAGCCATTTGAATATGACAATGTAGTAGCAATAAGAGGAGATTTTACTTTGGAAGAAAATCTAAACAAAATTAGGGAATTAATTCCAAACGAAGAGAAAAAGGTAGATGTAGTTATATGTGATGCTTCTCCAAACATAAGTGGTTATTGGGATGTAGATCACGCTCGTTCAATAGATTTGGTAACAACTGCTTTACAGATAGCAACTGAAATGCTTAAAGAGAGAGGAAATTTTGTTGCCAAAGTATTCTATGGAGATATGGTAAATGATTATGTTAATTTGGTTAAAAAATACTTTGAAAAAGTTTATATTACAAAGCCACAGGCATCAAGAAAGGAAAGTGCTGAAGTTTATGTTATAGGTAAGAGATACACTGGAAAAAAATGGGAGGAGAAAGATAGAATAAAAAGAATGGAAAAATTAAGTGAAGAGGATAATGAATTGTTAATTAAAAAAATTAAAGAAATGAAAAAATTAAAATCTAATAGTTAA
- a CDS encoding 16S rRNA (pseudouridine(914)-N(1))-methyltransferase Nep1: MYNIILAKSALELIPEEIKNKIKKSRVYKYDILDSNYHYKVMKNLKDKRMRGRPDIIHISLLNILDSPINHERKLNIYVHTYDDKVLKINPELRLPRNYFRFLGVIEDVLKGKRNPLIKMEEKSLEELLNDINAKKIALMTKQGKLTEPSQLKNYDTFIVGGFPYGKLNVNRKKVFGKIDEVSIYKKGLMAWTVCGIICYALSF, from the coding sequence ATGTATAATATAATTTTAGCAAAATCTGCCCTTGAATTGATACCTGAGGAAATAAAAAACAAAATAAAAAAGTCCAGAGTTTATAAATATGATATATTAGATTCTAATTATCATTATAAGGTTATGAAAAACTTAAAAGATAAAAGAATGAGAGGTAGGCCAGATATTATTCACATCTCCCTTTTAAATATTTTAGATAGTCCTATAAATCATGAAAGAAAATTAAACATTTATGTTCATACTTATGATGATAAAGTTTTAAAGATAAATCCTGAATTAAGGTTACCAAGAAATTATTTTAGATTCTTAGGAGTTATAGAAGATGTTTTAAAAGGGAAAAGAAATCCTTTAATAAAAATGGAAGAAAAAAGTTTGGAAGAGTTGTTAAATGATATTAACGCTAAAAAAATAGCCTTAATGACTAAACAGGGAAAATTAACAGAACCCTCTCAATTAAAAAACTATGACACCTTTATAGTTGGTGGATTTCCTTATGGAAAATTGAATGTTAATAGAAAAAAAGTTTTTGGAAAGATAGATGAGGTATCTATTTATAAAAAAGGTTTGATGGCTTGGACAGTTTGTGGAATTATCTGTTATGCTTTAAGTTTTTAA